The genome window AACCTCGCCTCAGTACGATACAAGCTCTGCTTCTACTGTTGAAGGCCCGAGAGTCACGGCCTAAGAAAGGTTATTATTACCGTTCTTGGCAAACTGTCAAAACAATCATCTCCATGGCGAAAGATCTGGATATCCATGAACATAACAATCTCCACACGGAAGGCAGGTCTTGCGACTTGAATCCGGTAGAATGCTTGGTGCAGACACGGGTCTGGCAGGCCCTCCTGGTTGTCGAAGTCATGATAGGGGCGCCGCAGGGTACGTCTTCTGATTCTCgtagtatatatactggCTGACTATTCCCAGGGCGCTCCGATTACGGTGTGGACCATGAGACAGTAAATACGAGTCCGACTTTGGATATCAGAGGCCTTGATCAGTTTGAAATGGATCGGTCAAGGCAATATGCGTACTTCGTCCGAAATGCACGCCATATTCGCATCATTGCCGACATATATCATAAGataaagaaacaaaaagatTGGGGGGCTAATCCTAAGTTCGTTGAAAAGAACCCTCTCTTTACCGACTGGCTTCAGAGTTTACCACCGGATCTACAAGTCAACTATCCTCCCGATGgctcaccaccatggatTCCATCGCATTTTGTCGGAAATATGCACTCCCACTGTCATCTTGGGATTATCCTGTTGCACCGTCCACAATTAATAGCCTCCAAATCTTTTGCGGCAGGGGGAGGTTGGAAGATGCATATGGCGTTATGCTACTCTTCGGCAAAATACCTTTGTAGGCTCCAAGAAGCCATTCTGAACCGCTTTGGGCTGTCTGGCCTGCTTTTCATGCAAAGGGGCATAAATTTCACAATATACACCATCTTGACATGCACAATGCTGCACCTTGTGAGGATTCTAGGCCTTTTATGGTATTGACGGTCAGCTAACGCTACGACAGGTGGCCATAACATCTCCAGATCCGAATTTCCATACGGACGCGCGGGAATACTTCACACGACACATGCGAATACTTGAGCGTTGTTCTTCTGCTTGGCCTATGCCAGAGTTACAAGCGCAAATCGATTCATTGCGCTTCGCCTTTTCAGCTGATGTGAACCGACCTTTCGATTTGAAGCCAACTTTCCCATATGGGAGTCCCTCCGAGCCATATCACCCAAGCCCGCCAATAGATTCACATTACGCTTCTCAAATCAGTCAAGTACCTGGCGTTCAAAGTAGAGTGGGTTATGCAGCTTATCCTGTAACTCCTCCAATATCAGCTGGTACTGAAGATTCAAAGTCCGATTCCTCTCAGCTACAGCCCTTGGGATTAATCCCCTCCCAATCGATTTCCGCCCACGGAATGAATGCGCCTTTGGTTGATGAAAATAGCTGGGATCCTACTCGCATTATCAAGTAAGCACCCCCTTTcccaaagaaaagaaaattttaACACCGAGAAATGGCCGCTGACTGTTACAAACTGTGTAGTCAATGGGATATGGCATTCTCTATTGGTACACCCACTGTGACAACAAACTCCCCACCAATGGCTTTGAGCAATCCTGCCCAGGCTGTTCAACCTTCTTTACCTGACCATTTCCCCGTACAATATGAGCAGCAATCAAAGGTTACCCCGGTCGCGCCAGCTCCCATGCCACAAACTCAATTCACCGGGCAACAAGTTTTGTTCACGGCGCGAGATTGGCAACAAAGTGTAGCTAGTGTGTACGATCCAAACGGTCTCAAACGGCGGTGGAATTATTCAGTCGACCTAGGAACCGAAGGCACTTCAAAGCGCCAGCGGTAACGCGTTCTATTCAGCACAGCTGGGAGACTCGGGGCTGTCTTCAAAACGCAGGGGTCACTTCTAGAGTTCTTGGTTGCTGCGATTTATAGCGCCCGCCAGAGATATTCGCTCTTCTCATCTTGGCGTGTCTTCTTGGTAGCTGGTTCCTGTAGGTATGCTGGTCATGTTACTTTGCTCCCAAAGCAGACATGCTTTTCATGTACATATGATAGCTTATCCAATTGAGTACCACACAACCCTCAAAGT of Aspergillus luchuensis IFO 4308 DNA, chromosome 7, nearly complete sequence contains these proteins:
- a CDS encoding Zn(II)2Cys6 transcription factor (COG:S;~EggNog:ENOG410PJQ2;~InterPro:IPR036864,IPR007219,IPR001138;~PFAM:PF00172;~go_function: GO:0000981 - DNA-binding transcription factor activity, RNA polymerase II-specific [Evidence IEA];~go_function: GO:0003677 - DNA binding [Evidence IEA];~go_function: GO:0008270 - zinc ion binding [Evidence IEA];~go_process: GO:0006351 - transcription, DNA-templated [Evidence IEA];~go_process: GO:0006355 - regulation of transcription, DNA-templated [Evidence IEA]), yielding MQGFTFTPPTGPPREGQKNYVFVDEHNRHKRLKVMRACNGCRKRKIKCDAATTNTWPCSACTRLKLVCVPPTIGHDGEYPAVESVETNPVDSLGASNTSEPSLSSYTSSQTYRDSGPPSMSSMHPYNDNIGIYPQFAHSTPGQPNVYDMRSPQVAMPHHQYTQSQMFSSDQTQPLGTAESDIYSEHDQSTAENLSEVLGELKIDETGIAPYIRQQRRERAEPEIPTQDEVDEKLPPLSTGAGATIRIPPELMPSDDEVMNYFKIYFDDIHPYVPVIHRSHLYYQWQHERSSISPLLLEALFACAGRLSDDPAQGAQWLALANRHESSFMDEPRLSTIQALLLLLKARESRPKKGYYYRSWQTVKTIISMAKDLDIHEHNNLHTEGRSCDLNPVECLVQTRVWQALLVVEVMIGAPQGRSDYGVDHETVNTSPTLDIRGLDQFEMDRSRQYAYFVRNARHIRIIADIYHKIKKQKDWGANPKFVEKNPLFTDWLQSLPPDLQVNYPPDGSPPWIPSHFVGNMHSHCHLGIILLHRPQLIASKSFAAGGGWKMHMALCYSSAKYLCRLQEAILNRFGLSGLLFMQRGINFTIYTILTCTMLHLVAITSPDPNFHTDAREYFTRHMRILERCSSAWPMPELQAQIDSLRFAFSADVNRPFDLKPTFPYGSPSEPYHPSPPIDSHYASQISQVPGVQSRVGYAAYPVTPPISAGTEDSKSDSSQLQPLGLIPSQSISAHGMNAPLVDENSWDPTRIINQWDMAFSIGTPTVTTNSPPMALSNPAQAVQPSLPDHFPVQYEQQSKVTPVAPAPMPQTQFTGQQVLFTARDWQQSVASVYDPNGLKRRWNYSVDLGTEGTSKRQR